The window GTCGGCAAGCTGGCCGAGGCCGGCGGCAAGACGGTGATCAATTCGATCATCCCGTTCCGCGGCCTGGTTCGCGAGATCTCCGGTGCCGCCCCGGCTGAGCGTCACCTCGACGCGGCCCTGGATGCCGGCCTGGCGCGGCGCGGGTTCCTGCGCGGGGTTCATTACAAGCAGGGTTGCAAGACGAAGTTCTGAGGGGGGGGCGGTTCGGACGTGGCGAATGGCGGCTGTGGGTGGGAAGTGGACTATTGAGGTCCTTGGGTCACTCGTCCGGCGAGACAAATGGCAGGTCCAAATATTGCTGGATCCAGTCCTTGAAGGACGGAGCTACCAGTGCGGTCTCACCCGTCTCGTGATCGAAGAACCAAACCTCGGAATTTTGGTCTAGCGCGACGCCGTCGAAGGCGAACAAGTTGCCCATGCAATCCGAAGCGAAAGCGATCTTGCCCTGCGGCAATTCCATTTCTCGCCAAGCCTCAGTGGATGAGATCATCTCATCTGCTGACAGAAAGTCGGCCACATCAGCGAAATGGGCCTCTTCTTCGCAGACGCTATGAAGAAGCGCGATTGTCGGTTGTGGCAGGCCAATGCCGATGACCGCTTCTCGATATTCAGCAGGTAGACGGCCGCCGAGTTGTTCCTCCGCTCGTGCCAAATCGGCAACGTCTACGGGCTCTGGAGGATTGTCGGGATGCGACCATTTAGTCGAAAAGTCGGCGAGCTCGCGCATTGTAGTCCTAGAGCGTTGCCGGCACGAGTGCCGTAGCATGACCTCACTTTAACCGACGCTGCGAATGTCACCTATGGGTGGAAAACTGCCTGTGGCTGAGCTACCGCTGTGCGGGATTGCTTCGGAGCGACGGATGAAAGGCACGCCCCCAGAAGAAGTCTTCCCGGCCATCGGAACGGTAGAAAACCCTGCCATCTTTTATGACGGTCGCGATTTACTGCTCTGCTACGAAGTTGCACCTGTGGACGATGGCGGAACAGTCATTCTGGCTTTCAGCGACGTCATCTTCTTCGAGCAAAATCCGCATAACGTCGAGGGGCTCCGGGACTATAAATATCCTATCCGTGCGTGGGACTTCACGGAGGTTTGGGGGAGCGACCGCACCAAAAGGTGGCGGGCTTTAGGTTGTCGGTTTTGGACAATCTCGTTCAACGACGTAACCGTCGAAATAGTCTTCTCCGAGGTCCGACAGGTCCACCAAGTTCGTGAACCCAATGCACCGCACGACGCCTTGTTGGAGTTCCTGCGAACTGAATACGGGTCGACACCCGCAGGCCATTGAAATTCTAGGCGTTAAGCTAAGCACCTTTGGCCACCGAAGGTCCGACTTGGGTCGAAAGCAGTCTTTGGCTTCGTTCCAGAAAGCGGACGCCCCGCGTCCCGCTAATCCTTAAATCTCCTGGAGGCTGCAGCGTGCCGGTCTGTCCAGGTTGGTCAAGGACTGGCCTGCGGCCAGCCGCTCCGCGGCGGCGCGGAGCGCCGTCCTTGAGCAACCTGGACAGACCGGCGATCGTCTCGCCGTGAGATTTAAGGATGGCTCCCTTCGGCGCGAAGGCGGGCGCGACGCCCTTCCAATAAATTACCGTCATTCCCGCCCTTGTGGCGGGAACCCCTCGCACCGCCGCAGGTGCGGGAGAGGCGAAGTGCGCACGCACTTCGCTGGCGCTTCACGTGTCAGCTGAACCAGGGGTTCCCGCCACAAGGGCGGGAATGACGGGCGGTATGGGGATTGGCCGTCCTGAATCCCCGTTTTTCCCAGAATAGACCTAAGCGAAATCAACCGCTTGTAAGAAACTTGATCGCGCCAATCCGACGCGCTGAATCCGCCCGCATAATCAGTCTCACCTGACAGCACGGGAAGGGCGTCCGGCCGGCGACTGAGACGGCTGTCAGGGGTGATCGTGCGGGGCCACCGGTCGGACGAATGTCCGTGCCGGCGTGCTTAATGCGAGGGCAGGGGACGTAAACCTGCCTATCGGAGGTCTGCCAGGGCCTCCGCCCGTCCGAAGGTTCGCTCCGGGTCCCTCCGGAATCGGCGTGGCTGCAGCCTCGGGCTCAAGTCCGTCGCGAGGAGGACAAGATCCGGGTGGGGCAAAAGGTTGAACCAGACCTGCGCGCCCCGGCCAGAGGGATAACGATCACGCGGAGCGTCTGTCTTCGTCGAAACGGTACTTGCACATCCCCTCATCCGGGCGAGGCCCGGACGCTCCGCGACCCTTCCCATCCCCATCGCAGCTTCGGCGCGAGGACGCGAAGCTGTGCCTGCCAGACTTGCCCCCTCCGCGCCTGCGGCGCTCCTCCCCCGGAGGGGGAAGATGAAGCGCGCAGCAGCCCGTAGGGGGCCAGTGCGGCGCTTGCCACAGGTCTCCCAATCAAGTTCACATGCCGGCCTTGCGTCGTGACCCGGGGACAGCCTTGACCGAAGCCTTGATCGTGCGGGGTCTGAACAAGACCTTCGCCAAGCCTGCCGTGGCCAATCTCGACCTGACGGTACGGGCCGGCGAGCTCTATGCCCTGCTCGGGCCCAACGGCGCGGGCAAGACCACGACCCTGCGGATGGTGGCGGGCCTGACCAAGCCCGACAGCGGCGAGATCAGCATCTTCGGCGTCGATGCCCGCCGGGACCCGGCCGGGGCCAAGGCCCTGGTGGCCTGGGCCCCTGACGAGGCGATGATCTATGACCGCCTGACGCCGCTCGAATATCTGGAATTTGTCGCCGGCCTCTGGAGTGTCGATCCCAAGCTGGCCAAGACCCGGGCCGAACAGCTGCTGGCCCAGCTG of the Caulobacter henricii genome contains:
- a CDS encoding ABC transporter ATP-binding protein, with the translated sequence MPALRRDPGTALTEALIVRGLNKTFAKPAVANLDLTVRAGELYALLGPNGAGKTTTLRMVAGLTKPDSGEISIFGVDARRDPAGAKALVAWAPDEAMIYDRLTPLEYLEFVAGLWSVDPKLAKTRAEQLLAQLGLADEARRRCEGFSRGMKQKVALAGALIHDPRLLILDEPLTGLDAAAARLVKDMLQARVDAGGTVILTTHILEVAERMADRIGIIAGGRLLAEGQLEDLRAQAGGAGGSSTLEDVFLQLTAESQPA
- a CDS encoding SMI1/KNR4 family protein, with translation MRELADFSTKWSHPDNPPEPVDVADLARAEEQLGGRLPAEYREAVIGIGLPQPTIALLHSVCEEEAHFADVADFLSADEMISSTEAWREMELPQGKIAFASDCMGNLFAFDGVALDQNSEVWFFDHETGETALVAPSFKDWIQQYLDLPFVSPDE